From Paenibacillus sp. GP183, one genomic window encodes:
- a CDS encoding polysaccharide deacetylase produces the protein MTKKKEIIVAYGVDVDAVAGWLGSYGGEDSPDDITRGLFAGEIGTPRLLKLFEKYNLKTTWFIPGHSIETFPEQTKMVVEGGHEIGIHGYSHENPIAMTSQQEETVLIKCIDLIEKVSGRRPTGYVAPWWEFSNITNELLLKYGIKYDHSLMHNDFHPYYVRVGDSWTNIDYEQSAEAWMKPLVRGKETHLIEIPANWYTDDLPPMMFIKKSPNSHGFVNPRDIEQMWKDQFDWVYREYDYAVFTITIHPDVSGRPQVLLMHERLIEYINSHEGVRWATFDEIADDFAHRSPFQPE, from the coding sequence ATGACGAAAAAGAAAGAAATTATAGTTGCTTATGGCGTTGATGTGGATGCGGTAGCGGGATGGCTTGGATCTTATGGAGGAGAAGATTCCCCGGATGATATAACTCGGGGACTTTTCGCAGGGGAAATTGGAACGCCTCGTTTGCTCAAGCTTTTTGAAAAGTACAATTTAAAAACGACCTGGTTTATCCCTGGCCATTCCATTGAAACTTTTCCCGAGCAAACTAAGATGGTCGTTGAAGGTGGTCATGAAATTGGCATTCACGGCTACTCTCATGAAAATCCCATTGCTATGACCTCGCAGCAAGAAGAAACGGTTCTAATAAAGTGTATTGATTTGATCGAAAAAGTTTCTGGGAGACGTCCAACAGGTTATGTTGCCCCATGGTGGGAGTTTTCGAATATAACCAATGAGCTGCTCTTAAAATATGGGATAAAATACGATCATAGTCTAATGCACAACGATTTCCATCCTTACTATGTCCGCGTCGGCGATAGTTGGACGAATATTGACTATGAACAGTCTGCTGAAGCTTGGATGAAGCCTTTGGTTAGAGGAAAAGAGACACATCTTATTGAGATTCCTGCCAACTGGTATACGGATGATCTCCCGCCCATGATGTTTATTAAAAAATCCCCGAATAGTCATGGCTTCGTGAATCCGCGCGATATTGAACAAATGTGGAAGGATCAGTTTGATTGGGTTTATCGTGAATATGATTATGCGGTGTTTACGATAACCATTCATCCGGATGTCAGCGGCAGGCCGCAAGTGCTTCTCATGCATGAACGCTTGATAGAGTATATCAATAGTCACGAGGGTGTTCGTTGGGCAACTTTTGATGAGATCGCCGATGATTTTGCCCATAGAAGTCCCTTTCAGCCCGAATAA
- a CDS encoding aspartate aminotransferase family protein yields MSLENTETKTVKEELLEKDRKYVWHHMSPHNDNPTIFVSGEGSWITDVDGKRYLDGMSGLWCVNVGHGRTEIAEKAYEQMKTLAYSLPTQSNEPAIRLAEKINEWLDGEYRIFFSNSGSEANEVAFKIVRQYYHQKGESTRYKFISRHRAYHGNSMGALGATGQASRKVKYEPLGTGFVHVPPPYCYRCPFGQTLGSCAFECAQIYEEVINWEGAESVAGVILEPVITGGGMIVPPPEYLSMVRDICDKYGVMLIVDEVICGAGRSGQRFGHQNFGVKPDVVTMAKGLTSAYSPLSATAVRAEMYESFKEKEATSHFRHINTFAGNPVSCAVGLENMNILEREDLVQRSASLGEGLRKRFEVLSEHPNIGEIRYFGSACGIEMVEDRATKVPAAAEKVLRIIQLCKQKGLIIGRNGDTVPGFANVLTLAPPFVTTDSELDFIAEVLGQAFAEL; encoded by the coding sequence ATGTCCTTGGAAAACACGGAGACTAAGACAGTGAAGGAAGAATTGTTGGAAAAAGACCGTAAATATGTCTGGCATCATATGTCCCCGCATAATGACAATCCAACCATATTTGTCTCTGGTGAAGGCAGCTGGATTACGGATGTGGACGGCAAGAGGTATTTGGATGGGATGTCAGGCCTATGGTGTGTAAATGTAGGCCACGGCCGTACGGAAATAGCCGAGAAGGCTTACGAGCAGATGAAGACGCTAGCCTATTCGCTCCCGACACAATCGAACGAACCAGCTATCAGGCTTGCGGAGAAAATCAACGAATGGCTGGACGGCGAGTATCGTATATTTTTCTCCAATTCCGGTTCGGAAGCGAATGAAGTCGCTTTTAAAATCGTCAGGCAGTATTATCACCAGAAAGGTGAATCGACGCGTTATAAGTTCATTTCCAGGCATCGGGCTTATCATGGAAATTCGATGGGGGCACTTGGAGCAACCGGACAAGCAAGCCGAAAGGTAAAATATGAACCGCTGGGTACTGGTTTCGTACATGTACCTCCTCCTTATTGTTACCGCTGTCCCTTTGGGCAAACACTAGGAAGCTGTGCGTTTGAATGCGCCCAAATATATGAGGAGGTCATCAATTGGGAAGGTGCGGAATCGGTTGCGGGTGTCATTCTTGAGCCGGTGATTACCGGTGGAGGCATGATTGTTCCGCCGCCTGAATATCTCTCGATGGTTCGCGACATTTGCGATAAGTACGGAGTCATGCTGATCGTCGATGAAGTGATATGCGGAGCCGGGAGATCCGGACAACGGTTCGGCCATCAAAATTTCGGCGTCAAGCCAGATGTTGTGACAATGGCCAAAGGCTTGACCAGCGCTTATTCGCCGCTATCGGCGACTGCGGTTCGTGCAGAAATGTATGAAAGCTTCAAGGAGAAGGAAGCCACCTCCCATTTCCGGCACATCAACACATTCGCCGGCAATCCGGTATCCTGTGCAGTGGGACTGGAGAATATGAACATTTTGGAGCGTGAGGATTTGGTTCAGCGTTCCGCTTCACTGGGTGAAGGGCTGCGTAAACGGTTTGAGGTTCTATCCGAACATCCGAACATTGGAGAAATTCGTTATTTTGGCTCGGCTTGCGGGATTGAGATGGTAGAAGATAGAGCGACAAAGGTGCCTGCAGCAGCAGAAAAAGTGTTGAGAATCATTCAGCTCTGCAAGCAAAAAGGACTCATAATCGGAAGGAATGGGGATACGGTTCCCGGCTTCGCCAATGTTTTGACGTTAGCGCCTCCTTTTGTCACGACAGACAGTGAGCTTGATTTTATTGCCGAAGTGCTTGGGCAAGCCTTTGCCGAGTTGTAA
- a CDS encoding M20 family metallo-hydrolase, with the protein MNSLSVSINSTRLQERIQTLSQIGRIGETGVCRLALSKEDYEGVMLVKSWMEEIGLKAKLDDFGNLIGRWEGSHPEAPVLMLGSHIDSQPYGGRFDGAIGVLGAIEAVQTLMEQKITPAIPIEVIAFCDEEGSRFNKGLFGSRGIIGKLEEGELERADKNGITRRQALLDFGCDPERFESSRYPEGGIAAYLELHIEQGPVLEAKGSPIGIVTGISGPLWLTVEMTGVAGHTGSVPMNMRQDALVGAAKVIIALNELARSEPGAPTVGTVGSLSVFPDSINIIPEKVSFTVDLRDIDLNRRHRLEKRLMKALADTSEEHGLSYTVREDTNSEPRYCADWIKEIMRDKASSLGIPVPELMSGPFHDALVMSYVCDYGMIFVRSRDGISHNPKEYSSIEDISLGTDLLYQTVSQLLSETQWEGAHE; encoded by the coding sequence ATGAATTCGTTATCTGTTTCTATCAATAGCACACGTTTACAAGAACGCATTCAGACGCTTTCACAGATCGGGCGCATCGGCGAAACGGGTGTTTGCCGCCTTGCGCTCTCCAAGGAAGATTATGAAGGTGTGATGCTGGTCAAATCGTGGATGGAAGAGATTGGTCTTAAGGCTAAATTGGATGATTTCGGCAATTTAATCGGACGATGGGAAGGAAGCCATCCGGAGGCGCCGGTCCTTATGCTCGGTTCCCACATTGATTCTCAGCCTTACGGCGGCAGATTTGACGGTGCTATTGGCGTTCTTGGAGCAATCGAAGCGGTTCAAACCTTGATGGAACAGAAGATAACTCCAGCAATACCCATAGAAGTTATTGCTTTCTGTGATGAGGAGGGAAGCCGATTTAACAAAGGCTTATTCGGTTCAAGAGGCATAATCGGGAAGCTGGAGGAGGGGGAGCTGGAGCGTGCTGATAAAAACGGTATTACCCGCAGGCAAGCACTATTGGATTTCGGATGCGATCCGGAGCGATTCGAAAGCTCTCGCTATCCAGAAGGCGGTATAGCCGCTTACCTTGAACTGCATATTGAGCAAGGTCCCGTTCTTGAAGCAAAAGGTTCGCCAATCGGCATTGTTACCGGCATCTCGGGGCCTTTATGGCTGACTGTAGAAATGACGGGAGTTGCGGGTCATACGGGGTCTGTTCCGATGAATATGCGCCAGGATGCGCTCGTCGGAGCCGCCAAAGTCATCATCGCGCTGAACGAATTAGCCCGAAGCGAGCCGGGCGCTCCCACTGTCGGAACTGTTGGTTCATTGTCGGTTTTCCCTGATTCAATCAACATCATTCCGGAGAAAGTCAGCTTCACGGTTGATCTGCGCGATATCGATTTGAACCGTCGCCATCGTCTGGAGAAGCGGCTAATGAAGGCTTTGGCGGACACATCTGAAGAACATGGCCTCAGCTATACGGTTAGAGAAGATACAAACAGTGAGCCGCGCTACTGCGCCGATTGGATAAAAGAGATTATGAGAGACAAGGCCTCTTCTTTGGGAATACCCGTTCCGGAGCTGATGAGCGGTCCTTTTCACGATGCGCTCGTGATGTCTTACGTGTGCGATTACGGGATGATTTTCGTTCGAAGCCGGGACGGCATCAGTCACAATCCCAAAGAATACTCATCTATAGAGGATATTTCACTAGGAACTGATCTTTTATATCAAACCGTTAGTCAGCTCTTATCCGAAACGCAATGGGAGGGAGCCCATGAGTAA
- a CDS encoding nitrilase-related carbon-nitrogen hydrolase: MSNVSIGLIQAKHEVHGDEPIEVHKQAAIEKHLRLVREAASKGAQIIGLQEIFYGPYFCTEQKTKWYDAAEEIPNGPTTQLFQELARELGIVIILPIYEKEGIASYYNTAAVIDADGSYLGKYRKHHIPQVAAGNEGCGFWEKYYFKPGNMGYPVFDTAFAKVGVYICYDRHFPEGARVLGLGGAEIVFNPSATVAGTSEYLWKLEQPGHAVANGYYVAAINRVGVEAPWNMGEFYGQSYLVNPRGSIVAIGSRDQDEVILGSMDSKLIREVRDIWQFYRDRRPETYKQLTGL; the protein is encoded by the coding sequence ATGAGTAACGTTAGCATTGGCTTGATCCAGGCCAAACACGAAGTACATGGCGATGAACCCATTGAGGTGCATAAACAGGCCGCTATAGAAAAGCATCTCAGGCTCGTTCGGGAAGCAGCGAGTAAAGGGGCGCAAATTATCGGCTTGCAGGAAATTTTTTACGGGCCTTATTTCTGCACCGAGCAGAAGACTAAATGGTATGACGCTGCAGAAGAAATTCCTAACGGTCCTACGACCCAGCTGTTTCAGGAGCTCGCTCGCGAGCTCGGTATCGTCATCATCTTGCCTATTTATGAAAAAGAAGGCATCGCCTCATATTACAATACGGCAGCTGTGATCGATGCCGATGGAAGCTATCTCGGGAAATACCGGAAGCATCATATTCCCCAGGTGGCGGCAGGTAATGAAGGCTGTGGATTTTGGGAGAAGTATTATTTCAAACCGGGAAATATGGGGTATCCAGTATTTGACACGGCGTTTGCCAAGGTTGGGGTATACATTTGCTACGATCGGCATTTTCCTGAAGGTGCAAGAGTGCTCGGTCTGGGCGGGGCGGAAATTGTTTTCAATCCGTCGGCGACGGTAGCGGGTACTTCGGAATATTTGTGGAAGCTGGAGCAGCCGGGGCATGCCGTCGCCAACGGATATTATGTTGCTGCGATCAACCGCGTCGGGGTCGAGGCGCCTTGGAATATGGGCGAGTTTTACGGCCAATCGTACCTGGTCAATCCGCGGGGTTCGATTGTGGCGATCGGGAGCCGTGACCAAGATGAAGTCATCCTAGGCAGTATGGATAGTAAGCTCATCCGCGAGGTCCGCGACATCTGGCAGTTTTATCGTGACCGACGGCCTGAGACGTATAAACAGCTCACTGGCTTGTAG
- a CDS encoding NAD(P)-dependent oxidoreductase, translating to MSSSFISIEEMKRNFAEIKPGLRPKEAQEESNRCLYCYDAPCITACPTGINIPSFIKSIATDNIKGAARTIMDANPMGASCSRVCPTVELCEGACVLNHVSKPIMIGDLQRYATDWAIRNEQLLFKAGARNGKTVAVIGGGPAGLSAARELARFGFEVTIFDAKPLAGGLNTFGIVSFRLPQEVALWEVEQVRKLGVDIRTGVKIGEDISAQELLEKHDAVVLAVGMSRVPMLGIEGEELNGVYDAIDLVESTKTGMTGELAGKRVAIIGAGNTAIDAATCSVRLGSQNVKMLYRRTRDEMTAYDFEYEFAKQDGVEFRWLTAPRRIIGNAEGRVIGLECVRMRLEESTAGRPKPVAIEGSEYTLEVEAVVKAIGQTRHLDLIDSLQIEHHRGVVKIDSETFQTSNPQIYAAGDVIFGDGQGEAMVVSAAQQGKLAAYAIYKQLVQAISETA from the coding sequence ATGAGCAGCTCATTTATATCCATCGAAGAAATGAAACGAAATTTTGCTGAAATCAAGCCTGGTCTGAGACCGAAAGAAGCGCAGGAAGAGTCGAATCGCTGCTTATATTGCTACGATGCGCCTTGTATCACTGCTTGTCCTACAGGAATCAACATTCCCTCGTTTATCAAAAGTATTGCCACCGATAATATCAAGGGAGCTGCAAGAACGATCATGGATGCCAATCCGATGGGCGCGAGCTGTTCGCGCGTTTGTCCAACGGTTGAGCTTTGTGAAGGAGCTTGCGTGCTGAACCATGTTTCGAAACCGATCATGATCGGTGATTTGCAGCGGTATGCTACGGATTGGGCAATCCGCAACGAGCAGCTGCTCTTTAAAGCCGGCGCCAGAAACGGCAAAACAGTTGCGGTTATCGGCGGGGGACCAGCAGGTCTATCGGCGGCGCGTGAGCTCGCCAGATTCGGCTTTGAGGTTACAATCTTTGATGCAAAGCCGCTAGCCGGAGGGTTGAATACGTTTGGAATCGTATCGTTCCGACTGCCACAGGAGGTCGCACTTTGGGAAGTGGAACAGGTCAGAAAGCTTGGCGTCGATATTCGTACGGGCGTGAAGATCGGAGAGGATATCTCCGCGCAAGAACTGCTGGAGAAACACGATGCCGTCGTGCTGGCTGTCGGAATGTCCCGCGTGCCAATGCTCGGGATTGAGGGAGAAGAGCTTAACGGAGTTTATGATGCGATTGATCTCGTTGAGTCGACGAAAACCGGCATGACCGGCGAACTGGCCGGAAAACGGGTCGCCATAATCGGGGCAGGGAACACGGCGATAGATGCCGCAACCTGTTCAGTAAGACTTGGCTCGCAAAATGTGAAAATGCTTTACCGGAGAACTCGGGACGAAATGACCGCATATGACTTTGAATACGAGTTTGCCAAGCAGGATGGGGTCGAATTCCGCTGGCTTACCGCGCCGAGACGGATTATCGGCAATGCTGAAGGCCGTGTCATCGGCCTGGAATGCGTACGCATGAGACTTGAGGAATCGACGGCCGGGCGTCCAAAGCCGGTTGCCATTGAAGGCTCCGAGTATACGTTGGAGGTGGAGGCTGTCGTTAAAGCGATCGGGCAAACGCGTCATTTGGATCTGATCGATTCGCTGCAGATTGAGCACCACAGAGGTGTAGTCAAGATAGATTCAGAAACGTTCCAAACCTCGAATCCACAAATTTATGCTGCTGGAGACGTAATATTCGGTGATGGACAAGGTGAAGCGATGGTCGTTTCGGCGGCCCAGCAGGGCAAGCTTGCGGCCTATGCCATCTACAAACAATTGGTTCAGGCAATAAGTGAAACGGCATAA
- the preA gene encoding NAD-dependent dihydropyrimidine dehydrogenase subunit PreA: MADLRINLAGITAPNPFWLASAPPTNTGYQVQRAFEAGWGGAVWKTLGDPIINTSSRFAAIHFNGQRVAGFNNIELITDRPLEVNLKEIYETKKLFPHHALVISLMVEPKREKWHEIVKKVEAVGVDGLELNFGCPHGMAERGMGSASGQQPDLVEAQTMWAKEVATTPVIVKLTPNITDITATARAAVRGGADAISLINTINSLAGVDIDTWNTIPHVAGKGAHGGYCGPAVKPIALNMVAECARDPLVGVPISGIGGISNWKDAVEFMLMGSAGVQICTAAMHHGFRIVEEMISGLNDYLDEKGIASVNELVGRSVERYTNWGDLDLNYKVVARINTDTCINCNKCHIACEDTAHQCIEQKTDANGRSYLEVREEDCVGCNLCSIVCPVDGVIDMVELPSTEMPLTWNQRQQALAKLGVSTNSSSKEAVS, encoded by the coding sequence ATGGCTGACTTGCGCATTAATTTAGCTGGCATCACTGCTCCGAACCCTTTTTGGCTTGCATCAGCACCTCCCACTAATACAGGATATCAAGTACAGCGTGCCTTTGAGGCCGGTTGGGGAGGAGCCGTTTGGAAAACGCTCGGCGACCCGATTATCAATACGTCTTCCCGTTTTGCTGCCATTCATTTTAACGGCCAGCGTGTGGCTGGATTTAACAATATTGAGCTGATCACGGATCGGCCGCTTGAGGTCAATCTGAAAGAAATCTATGAAACCAAAAAACTGTTCCCTCACCATGCCTTGGTTATTTCCCTTATGGTTGAACCCAAACGGGAAAAATGGCATGAAATTGTAAAGAAAGTGGAAGCTGTCGGCGTAGACGGGCTGGAGCTGAATTTCGGCTGTCCGCATGGCATGGCTGAGCGTGGGATGGGCTCGGCCTCCGGTCAGCAGCCGGATTTGGTGGAAGCCCAGACGATGTGGGCCAAAGAGGTAGCGACCACACCGGTCATTGTCAAATTAACGCCTAACATCACGGACATTACCGCAACGGCCAGAGCTGCTGTCAGAGGCGGAGCAGACGCGATTTCGCTGATTAATACGATCAATTCGTTGGCCGGTGTCGATATAGACACTTGGAACACAATCCCGCATGTAGCCGGAAAAGGGGCGCACGGCGGTTACTGCGGTCCTGCCGTGAAACCGATTGCGCTGAACATGGTTGCCGAATGTGCCAGAGATCCGCTTGTGGGCGTTCCAATTTCCGGGATCGGCGGAATATCCAACTGGAAGGATGCTGTCGAGTTTATGTTGATGGGCTCGGCTGGCGTGCAAATTTGTACGGCGGCGATGCACCATGGCTTTCGAATCGTTGAAGAAATGATCTCCGGTTTGAATGATTATCTTGACGAAAAAGGCATAGCGAGTGTGAATGAACTGGTTGGCCGCTCCGTGGAACGATACACCAATTGGGGAGATTTGGATCTGAACTATAAAGTCGTGGCCCGTATCAATACCGATACCTGCATTAACTGCAACAAATGCCATATTGCCTGCGAGGATACGGCGCACCAATGCATAGAGCAGAAAACCGATGCGAACGGAAGGTCTTATCTTGAGGTAAGGGAAGAGGATTGTGTCGGCTGCAACCTCTGTTCGATCGTCTGTCCGGTAGATGGCGTGATCGACATGGTGGAGCTGCCTTCCACGGAAATGCCGCTAACCTGGAACCAGCGACAGCAGGCTCTGGCTAAGCTAGGAGTTAGCACGAATTCCAGCTCGAAAGAGGCTGTGTCATGA